One region of Peribacillus simplex genomic DNA includes:
- a CDS encoding DEAD/DEAH box helicase, which yields MSELPALVNDRKPYIQEVWKKSGFGQLTPIQTKAIPVIVEGKDILAESPTGTGKTLAYLLPLLEKIDPEKKSPQALILASSRELVMQINEEIRIWSEGSGINGAAFIGGANVKRQLDKLKKHPQVIAGTPGRIYELIAQKKLKMHEVKTIVLDEGDQLITPEHMGTINNIIKTTLKDRQIMVFSATLPEETEKAARGFMNEPEMIKVDKHEKMESKVDHLYFVVERREKSKILEKITRLKDVKALAFLNDIAELSVLHEKLSYKGVEMGVLHGESNKVDREKALRKLRSGKSPMLIATDVAARGLDIKGLTAVVHIDMADNIDQYIHRSGRTGRAGADGTVISIVTEREERELKKMARELEIPLTRVTFYGGNIVVDE from the coding sequence ATGAGCGAATTACCTGCATTAGTGAACGATAGAAAACCATATATACAAGAGGTCTGGAAAAAATCCGGGTTCGGACAACTTACCCCGATTCAAACGAAAGCGATTCCCGTGATTGTTGAGGGAAAAGACATCTTGGCTGAATCACCGACTGGAACCGGAAAAACTTTAGCTTATTTACTGCCATTGCTAGAAAAGATAGATCCTGAAAAAAAATCGCCCCAAGCTTTGATTTTAGCATCATCCCGTGAACTGGTTATGCAAATCAATGAAGAAATTCGCATTTGGTCAGAGGGAAGCGGTATAAATGGTGCAGCATTCATCGGCGGTGCTAATGTAAAAAGGCAGTTGGACAAACTGAAGAAGCATCCACAGGTCATTGCTGGAACACCAGGACGGATTTACGAATTGATTGCCCAAAAAAAATTGAAGATGCATGAAGTTAAGACGATTGTACTTGATGAAGGTGACCAATTGATCACTCCAGAGCATATGGGAACGATCAATAATATTATCAAAACAACGCTAAAAGACCGGCAAATCATGGTGTTTTCGGCAACCCTGCCAGAGGAAACGGAAAAAGCGGCCAGAGGATTCATGAATGAACCCGAAATGATCAAGGTCGATAAGCATGAAAAAATGGAATCGAAAGTGGACCATCTTTACTTTGTTGTAGAGAGACGGGAAAAATCCAAGATTCTTGAGAAAATCACAAGACTTAAAGATGTGAAGGCCCTTGCCTTCCTTAACGATATAGCAGAGCTGAGCGTCCTACATGAAAAGCTGAGTTATAAAGGTGTTGAAATGGGTGTGCTTCACGGGGAATCCAATAAAGTCGACCGGGAGAAGGCGCTGCGCAAGCTTCGTTCCGGAAAATCCCCGATGTTGATCGCAACGGATGTAGCGGCAAGAGGGCTAGATATAAAAGGCCTCACAGCAGTCGTTCATATTGATATGGCTGACAACATCGATCAATATATCCATAGATCAGGGAGAACAGGGCGTGCAGGTGCAGATGGCACTGTTATTTCAATCGTAACGGAAAGAGAAGAGCGAGAGTTGAAAAAAATGGCTCGTGAACTGGAGATTCCATTAACTAGAGTAACTTTCTATGGTGGAAACATCGTAGTCGATGAATGA
- a CDS encoding DMT family transporter, with protein MNKFIFGFLVILTTALMGSSFAIGKIGLAYTSPMLLAAIRFILAGFIMAIVVKLIKRPHPKKIKDWSKLSIIGFFQTAGVMGCIFVGLRTISAGELSILTFMNPLLVVIFGTLFLRTIYTLQQWSGVLLGFIGVFITMGAHLDLKTGTLLGLMSAISWSIATLLMKVWGHTFDTWVMSAYQMLCGGFLLLIGSFLFEQPFFKISQASILILLWLAIMASIVQFSVWFFLLQKGDSAKTSAFLFLAPFFGVLSGYLLLDEPVHWYVAVGGSLIFIGIFLVNWESHHTVEKACRVDSAK; from the coding sequence ATGAACAAATTCATTTTTGGTTTTCTGGTCATTTTAACGACTGCGTTAATGGGTTCTTCATTCGCTATAGGAAAAATTGGCTTAGCGTATACTTCCCCAATGTTACTTGCAGCGATTCGGTTCATCCTAGCAGGTTTCATCATGGCCATTGTCGTCAAGCTCATCAAACGCCCGCATCCAAAAAAGATCAAGGACTGGTCAAAATTGAGTATCATCGGTTTTTTCCAGACGGCTGGTGTAATGGGATGCATCTTTGTAGGTTTAAGGACCATTTCAGCCGGGGAACTTTCGATCTTGACATTCATGAACCCATTATTAGTGGTCATTTTTGGAACGCTATTTCTTAGAACGATTTACACCTTGCAACAATGGTCGGGAGTTTTGCTCGGCTTTATTGGCGTTTTTATCACAATGGGGGCACATCTTGATTTGAAGACCGGTACTCTTCTTGGATTGATGTCAGCCATTTCGTGGTCCATTGCGACCCTATTGATGAAAGTTTGGGGACATACCTTCGACACTTGGGTCATGTCAGCCTATCAAATGCTGTGCGGAGGTTTTCTCCTGCTCATTGGATCATTTCTTTTTGAACAGCCCTTTTTCAAGATTTCCCAGGCATCCATCCTTATTTTGTTATGGCTGGCCATCATGGCATCCATCGTTCAATTTTCTGTTTGGTTTTTCCTATTACAAAAGGGGGATTCAGCCAAAACGAGCGCCTTTCTATTTCTAGCTCCCTTTTTTGGTGTCCTATCTGGCTACCTCTTGCTGGATGAGCCTGTTCACTGGTACGTTGCGGTTGGAGGTTCACTCATTTTCATCGGCATATTTTTGGTTAACTGGGAATCCCACCATACAGTGGAAAAGGCATGTAGAGTGGATTCTGCAAAATGA
- the megL gene encoding methionine gamma-lyase, which produces MTGKYKQFETAVIHEGYDSKKHLGSLATPLFQTSTFTFETAEQGERRFAGIEEGYIYSRLGNPTVQVLEEKIAALEGGEAGLAFGSGMAAVSAVLFALTKTDDHILCSQGLYGCTFGLLQLMKNKYRITHDFCEMDTEENVRKMIRPETTCIYVETPINPTMKMIDLQMVVRVAKEYNVTIVVDNTFSTPYLQRPLEYGCDIVLHSATKYLCGHGDVVAGLVVGKKDFINMVAGTTQKDIGGIISPFDAWLLLRGLKTLPVRMDRHSANAMNIFHELEKHPKVKKVYYPGDEASPDHYIMQKQMKHGGGLISFELHGTKQDAQEFLNKLKLIKIAVSLGDAETLIQHPATMTHSAVPEESREQMGISDQLVRLSVGLEAWQDIWHDLQQAF; this is translated from the coding sequence ATGACAGGAAAGTATAAACAGTTTGAAACGGCGGTCATACATGAAGGATATGACTCGAAGAAGCATTTAGGAAGCTTGGCAACACCATTATTCCAAACCTCAACATTCACTTTTGAAACGGCCGAGCAAGGGGAACGGCGTTTTGCCGGTATAGAAGAGGGATATATTTATTCACGCCTTGGAAATCCGACGGTACAAGTGCTGGAAGAAAAGATTGCCGCTTTGGAAGGCGGGGAAGCTGGCCTTGCTTTCGGATCAGGTATGGCTGCAGTTTCTGCGGTGCTTTTTGCCTTAACTAAAACGGATGACCACATCCTGTGTTCACAGGGTTTATATGGTTGTACTTTTGGCCTTCTGCAGTTAATGAAAAATAAATACCGCATCACTCATGATTTTTGTGAAATGGATACAGAAGAAAATGTAAGGAAAATGATTCGGCCGGAAACGACCTGCATTTATGTAGAAACCCCGATCAATCCGACGATGAAAATGATTGACTTACAGATGGTAGTGAGAGTAGCGAAGGAATATAATGTGACGATTGTAGTCGATAATACGTTTTCGACACCCTACTTACAGAGACCCCTTGAATATGGGTGTGATATCGTCCTTCATAGTGCTACGAAATATCTTTGCGGACATGGGGATGTCGTTGCGGGCCTTGTCGTTGGTAAGAAGGACTTTATTAATATGGTAGCTGGGACTACACAGAAGGATATCGGTGGAATCATTTCACCATTCGATGCCTGGTTACTATTGCGGGGGTTAAAGACCTTGCCTGTTAGGATGGATCGTCACTCAGCCAATGCAATGAACATCTTTCATGAACTTGAGAAACATCCAAAGGTGAAAAAGGTATATTATCCAGGTGATGAAGCTTCACCGGATCATTATATAATGCAAAAACAGATGAAACACGGAGGCGGCCTTATCTCCTTCGAATTGCATGGTACAAAACAGGATGCACAGGAATTCCTCAATAAATTGAAACTTATCAAAATTGCCGTCAGTCTAGGGGATGCCGAGACATTGATCCAGCATCCCGCTACCATGACGCATTCTGCCGTTCCTGAAGAATCGCGGGAACAAATGGGCATCAGTGACCAACTGGTCCGTCTCTCAGTTGGCCTTGAAGCTTGGCAGGACATCTGGCACGATCTTCAGCAAGCTTTTTAG
- the ribE gene encoding riboflavin synthase, whose translation MFTGIIEDIGTVHSLKKGKSSMELSIRSEKILEDVHLGDSISVNGVCLTVTSFTKSLFTVDVMPETVKASSIRTLKLGSPVNLERAMSAQGRFGGHFVSGHIDGTGTIIKKERKENAVYYVIQLEEGLSAFCIPKGSVAIDGTSLTIFGIERNLLTVSLIPLTHQDTVLGQKAAGDIVNIENDMIGKYIIHQMKNGDSKPGLNLEFLAEHGF comes from the coding sequence ATGTTTACGGGAATCATCGAGGATATCGGTACCGTCCATTCCTTGAAAAAAGGGAAAAGCAGTATGGAGTTGTCGATTCGTTCTGAAAAAATCCTTGAAGATGTTCATCTGGGGGATAGTATTTCAGTCAACGGGGTCTGCTTAACGGTAACGTCCTTCACGAAAAGTTTGTTTACGGTCGACGTAATGCCGGAAACGGTCAAAGCTTCCTCGATCCGGACGTTAAAATTGGGATCACCTGTGAATCTCGAACGAGCCATGAGTGCACAGGGAAGGTTTGGCGGTCATTTTGTTTCAGGTCATATCGACGGGACCGGAACAATCATAAAAAAAGAACGAAAAGAAAATGCCGTATATTATGTAATCCAATTGGAAGAAGGGCTCAGTGCCTTTTGCATTCCAAAAGGCTCTGTAGCCATTGATGGAACGAGCCTGACGATATTTGGAATTGAACGAAACCTTTTGACTGTATCTCTGATTCCATTGACTCATCAGGACACCGTATTGGGACAAAAAGCGGCTGGCGATATCGTTAACATTGAAAACGACATGATAGGGAAATATATTATACATCAAATGAAAAATGGCGATTCAAAACCAGGACTGAATTTAGAGTTTTTGGCAGAGCACGGATTCTAA
- the ribH gene encoding 6,7-dimethyl-8-ribityllumazine synthase, translating into MGKVIEAQLIGSGLKVGIVVGRFNEFITSKLLGGALDGLKRHGVDENDVDIAWVPGAFELPLIAKKLVNTGKYDAVIGLGTVIRGATSHYDYVCNEAAKGMASVSLDTGVPVIFGLLTTENIEQAIERAGTKSGNKGYEAAVSAIEMANLGKLIEQ; encoded by the coding sequence ATGGGGAAAGTTATTGAAGCACAATTAATAGGATCAGGATTGAAAGTCGGAATCGTGGTAGGAAGATTTAATGAGTTTATCACAAGCAAGCTTTTAGGAGGGGCATTGGATGGCCTTAAGCGTCATGGCGTTGATGAAAATGATGTTGACATCGCGTGGGTGCCGGGTGCTTTCGAACTTCCGTTAATTGCGAAGAAACTTGTGAATACGGGTAAATACGATGCGGTTATCGGACTTGGAACGGTAATCAGGGGTGCCACTTCACATTATGATTATGTCTGCAATGAAGCAGCTAAAGGCATGGCTTCCGTTTCCTTGGACACAGGTGTACCGGTTATCTTCGGTTTGTTGACAACTGAGAACATTGAACAAGCCATTGAACGTGCCGGAACAAAATCAGGTAACAAAGGCTATGAAGCTGCCGTTAGTGCCATTGAAATGGCCAACCTTGGAAAATTGATAGAACAGTGA
- a CDS encoding DHH family phosphoesterase, which produces MYHLFTHNDLDGVGCGIVAKLAFGEEVVVSYNSIGRLNQNVGAFLEQAKIEDTLIVTDLSVDEDNEKMITQFVEDGGKALLIDHHKSALHLNEHDWASVTVEQEDGKQTAATSLFYQYAVDNKLLEPSNIVAEFVELVRQYDTWEWEVNKNSTAKRLNDLFFMIPIEEFEMKIANKLSTAESFTFDEVEQTLLNVEESRVDRYINRKKREVYQATVGPHTAGVVHAESYHSELGNELSKEFSHLDYIAILMVGSKRISFRTIHDDIDVSEVAGKYDGGGHQKAAGCTMSEKAYSQYVEKTFFAEPLKRDAHKNQLNVKESPEGCLYSTREKQDIFIYEDEEEEWIVEINGKQQKKTFDTFGDAEKYMKRKYAAWLAHDERYEEFVNKG; this is translated from the coding sequence GTGTACCATCTCTTTACACATAATGATTTAGATGGAGTCGGCTGCGGCATTGTCGCTAAGCTGGCATTCGGAGAAGAAGTAGTGGTTAGTTATAATTCAATCGGTCGCCTTAATCAAAATGTAGGAGCATTTCTTGAGCAGGCAAAGATTGAGGATACATTGATTGTTACTGATCTATCGGTTGATGAAGATAACGAAAAAATGATTACGCAGTTTGTGGAAGACGGAGGCAAAGCGCTGCTGATCGATCATCATAAGTCAGCACTGCATTTGAACGAGCATGATTGGGCATCTGTAACTGTCGAGCAGGAAGACGGTAAACAGACGGCAGCAACTTCATTATTCTATCAGTATGCAGTTGATAATAAATTGCTGGAACCCTCAAATATTGTCGCTGAATTCGTTGAATTGGTCCGTCAATACGATACTTGGGAATGGGAAGTAAATAAAAATTCAACGGCAAAACGGTTGAATGACCTGTTTTTCATGATTCCGATAGAGGAATTCGAAATGAAAATCGCAAATAAGCTTTCTACTGCTGAAAGTTTCACTTTTGACGAAGTGGAGCAAACGCTTCTAAATGTAGAAGAAAGTCGAGTAGATCGGTACATAAACAGGAAAAAAAGAGAAGTTTATCAAGCTACGGTCGGTCCACATACAGCTGGTGTGGTCCACGCAGAGTCATATCACTCAGAACTTGGAAACGAACTGTCGAAAGAATTCTCACATTTGGATTATATCGCAATCCTGATGGTCGGAAGTAAAAGAATCAGCTTCCGGACAATCCACGATGACATAGATGTTTCTGAAGTTGCTGGCAAGTACGATGGGGGGGGCCATCAAAAAGCAGCCGGTTGTACCATGTCCGAAAAGGCATATAGTCAATATGTCGAAAAGACCTTCTTTGCCGAGCCTCTTAAACGCGATGCACATAAAAATCAATTGAATGTAAAAGAATCCCCAGAGGGATGCCTATATTCAACAAGAGAAAAACAGGACATATTCATCTATGAAGATGAAGAAGAGGAATGGATTGTTGAAATCAACGGAAAACAACAGAAAAAAACATTCGATACATTTGGGGATGCGGAAAAATACATGAAGCGGAAATATGCGGCATGGCTGGCCCATGATGAGAGATATGAAGAGTTTGTCAATAAAGGGTGA
- a CDS encoding YihY/virulence factor BrkB family protein: MNKSIKFSKELIKEIKEDRVTGLAAEQAYYYLLALFPLLILLLSILPYLNIDIQTALDTIKTFMPTETMEVIEKNIINILSERNGGLLTFGFLGTIWSASNGMNAFIHSMNIAYDVEETRNFLKARFISIMLTLGLVVAFIVMLGLPVFGKVIIDILQQVIPIPEEMQILFSLLRWIIAVAVISLVLTFLYRFAPNKSFPIKHVIPGAVTATVLWLGISLGFSFYVSNFANYSSTYGSLGGVIILMLWLYLSGLIFVIGGEINAILHRQNSIPKKQSRTIVHPVPLKR, translated from the coding sequence ATGAATAAGTCGATTAAATTTTCAAAGGAACTGATTAAAGAAATAAAGGAAGATCGTGTAACGGGGCTGGCCGCTGAACAAGCTTATTACTATTTACTCGCACTATTCCCTTTACTCATTTTACTGCTGTCCATATTACCTTATCTGAATATTGATATTCAGACAGCCCTGGACACGATAAAAACCTTCATGCCTACGGAAACGATGGAAGTCATCGAGAAAAATATCATCAACATATTATCTGAACGGAACGGCGGCTTACTGACTTTTGGTTTCCTTGGCACCATATGGTCTGCTTCCAACGGAATGAATGCATTCATCCATTCCATGAATATCGCTTATGATGTTGAAGAAACAAGGAATTTCCTTAAAGCCCGCTTCATCTCCATTATGTTGACATTAGGCTTGGTTGTAGCATTCATCGTCATGTTGGGTCTCCCAGTCTTCGGAAAAGTCATCATCGATATATTACAGCAAGTCATTCCGATTCCTGAAGAAATGCAAATTTTATTCAGCTTATTACGGTGGATTATCGCGGTTGCAGTCATCTCACTCGTCCTGACTTTTCTTTATCGCTTTGCACCTAATAAAAGTTTTCCCATTAAGCATGTCATCCCCGGGGCAGTGACCGCAACTGTACTTTGGCTTGGAATATCACTTGGATTTTCATTCTATGTCAGTAACTTTGCCAACTATTCTTCCACATACGGCAGTTTAGGAGGCGTCATCATCTTGATGCTATGGCTGTATTTGAGTGGTCTGATCTTTGTGATTGGCGGAGAAATAAATGCAATCCTTCATCGCCAAAATTCCATTCCAAAAAAACAGTCACGTACGATTGTACATCCTGTCCCGCTCAAAAGATAA
- a CDS encoding cation:proton antiporter, whose translation MDHLVFEVGTALLLVALAALVAGKFKISNVPLLIIIGMLVGPHAPQFGLLDLRFIESDEIIAFLGRVGILFLLFYLGLEFSVKKLMKSGKNIVTGGTYYIVINAGLAFVYGFLLGLPLKEVLILTGIISFSSSAIVAKVLVDLKRTGNNETELILGIIMFEDIFLAVYLSVVSGLVLSSSGSIWGTLLSTFIAIGYMLVFFVIARKASGILNKLFNITSDEIFIIVVFALLFFIAGFSETIHVAEAIGALLLGLVFSETEHSDRIEKLVIPFRDFFGAIFFFSFGLSIDPTTLGGAVWMVLGAVIITIIGNFVAGMIAGRKSGLSHRASANIGLTIVSRGEFSIILANLGIAGGLMPILTPFAALYVLTLAILGPILTKESKHIYNILNKVFKWTPPKVPKEQGKEVQ comes from the coding sequence ATGGACCATTTAGTCTTTGAAGTGGGAACTGCCCTACTTCTAGTAGCATTGGCTGCTCTCGTTGCAGGTAAATTTAAAATCTCAAATGTTCCACTATTAATTATCATCGGGATGCTCGTTGGCCCTCATGCCCCACAATTCGGATTACTTGACCTACGTTTCATTGAAAGTGATGAAATCATAGCGTTCCTCGGACGTGTCGGTATCTTATTCCTTCTTTTTTACTTAGGTCTGGAATTTTCCGTTAAAAAGCTTATGAAGTCCGGGAAAAATATCGTGACAGGCGGAACGTATTACATTGTAATCAACGCGGGATTAGCCTTTGTATATGGTTTCCTTCTCGGTCTTCCTTTAAAAGAAGTACTAATATTAACAGGGATAATCAGCTTTTCATCCAGCGCCATTGTGGCAAAGGTGCTTGTGGACCTTAAAAGGACCGGGAACAATGAAACGGAGCTTATCCTTGGCATCATCATGTTTGAAGATATCTTCCTCGCTGTTTATTTATCAGTCGTATCCGGATTGGTATTAAGCTCCTCTGGTTCCATTTGGGGAACGTTACTTTCTACTTTTATCGCGATTGGGTATATGCTTGTATTTTTTGTTATCGCCCGGAAAGCATCTGGGATCCTTAACAAATTATTCAATATAACCTCTGATGAGATTTTTATCATCGTCGTGTTCGCTTTACTATTCTTCATTGCAGGTTTCTCGGAAACGATTCATGTTGCAGAAGCCATTGGTGCATTACTGCTCGGCCTAGTCTTTTCTGAGACGGAACACAGCGACAGGATTGAGAAACTTGTCATTCCCTTTAGAGACTTCTTCGGGGCCATATTCTTCTTTAGCTTTGGATTGAGTATCGATCCGACGACGCTTGGTGGAGCTGTCTGGATGGTTCTTGGAGCTGTCATCATCACTATAATCGGTAACTTTGTTGCTGGTATGATTGCCGGACGCAAATCCGGTTTATCTCACAGAGCTTCCGCAAACATCGGTTTAACGATCGTTTCACGTGGCGAATTCTCCATAATTTTGGCAAACCTAGGCATTGCCGGCGGTTTAATGCCTATACTAACCCCGTTCGCGGCACTTTATGTTTTGACCTTAGCGATTCTTGGGCCGATCCTTACAAAAGAATCCAAACACATCTATAATATCCTAAATAAAGTCTTCAAATGGACCCCTCCTAAGGTTCCAAAGGAACAGGGAAAAGAAGTGCAATAG
- a CDS encoding cation:proton antiporter regulatory subunit — protein sequence MRIRESELPGIGQKFEIITRNDEKLVIVIHDDGRRELYHFDSEHEDVISSITLNDQESRQMASIIGGMVYKPQALETIEMSLGDLVIEWFKVEPGSKAINQTIGSIDIRSNYNVTVIAHSKKGKKQLNNPGPDSIIETGDTLVISGERKDIRNLTRELLTDERSD from the coding sequence GTGAGAATTAGAGAAAGTGAACTTCCTGGTATTGGTCAAAAATTTGAAATCATAACAAGGAATGATGAAAAGTTAGTAATCGTTATTCACGATGACGGCCGTCGGGAATTGTACCATTTTGATAGTGAACATGAAGACGTCATATCGAGCATCACCCTTAACGATCAAGAATCACGGCAAATGGCTTCCATCATAGGCGGAATGGTTTATAAACCACAAGCACTTGAAACGATTGAAATGTCATTGGGAGACTTAGTGATTGAATGGTTCAAAGTGGAACCTGGTTCCAAGGCCATCAATCAAACGATCGGTTCGATAGATATCAGGAGCAATTATAACGTAACCGTCATTGCCCATTCGAAAAAAGGAAAAAAACAACTGAATAATCCTGGTCCCGACTCTATCATCGAAACAGGCGATACCCTTGTGATATCCGGGGAAAGAAAAGATATCCGTAACCTGACAAGAGAATTATTGACCGACGAAAGGAGTGACTAA
- a CDS encoding tyrosine-type recombinase/integrase, whose product MEYVEAFKDINQISKIKTYLRAHSSRDYLLFVLGINTGMKINEMLEITAANVLDETGKIKEFYEQRMENDEVNQIYLNLKVRTALQEYLKGSKVIEGQFLFLSPKTKKPITRQQAHRIIHDAVEGAGLTGKFGASSMRKTFGYHAYKQGVSLALIQKHYHHSSPSETLKYIGISKEKKFKTNIDVNL is encoded by the coding sequence ATGGAATATGTAGAAGCCTTTAAGGATATCAATCAGATCAGCAAAATTAAAACATACTTACGAGCTCATTCCAGTCGGGATTATTTATTGTTCGTACTTGGCATCAATACTGGTATGAAGATAAATGAAATGCTCGAAATCACCGCCGCTAACGTTCTTGATGAAACTGGAAAAATCAAGGAGTTCTATGAGCAACGGATGGAAAATGACGAGGTCAACCAAATTTATTTGAACCTGAAAGTCCGAACTGCCTTACAAGAATACCTTAAAGGTTCGAAGGTTATCGAAGGTCAGTTTTTATTTCTTTCCCCTAAGACGAAAAAGCCGATTACACGTCAACAGGCGCACCGGATTATCCATGATGCTGTGGAAGGTGCAGGTCTGACGGGTAAATTCGGAGCAAGTTCGATGCGTAAAACTTTTGGCTACCATGCCTATAAACAAGGAGTTTCACTAGCCTTGATACAAAAGCATTACCATCATTCAAGTCCATCGGAGACATTAAAATACATCGGCATATCCAAGGAGAAGAAATTCAAGACGAATATTGACGTTAACTTATAA
- the mreBH gene encoding rod-share determining protein MreBH — protein MLSNTEIGIDLGTANTLVYSKNKGIVFNEPSVVAIDIETNKVLAVGVDAKNMIGKTPGNIVAIRPLKDGVIADFNVTAQMLREIMKKASKALGLSIRKPSVVVCTPSGSTSVERRAIQDAVKSCGAKQVHLIEEPVAAAIGAGLPVEEPIANVIVDIGGGTTEVAIISYGGVVSCNSIRIGGDQLDEDISQYVRKKHNVLIGERTAEEIKKEIGYALVEHPVITMEVRGRDLVTGLPKPITISSTDVQEAIQESLLHILEAIRATLEDCPPELSGDIVDQGVILSGGGALLNGIQEWLTNEIVVPVQLADNPLESVAIGTGLSLEVIHKLQKAVY, from the coding sequence ATGTTATCAAATACAGAAATAGGCATTGACTTAGGAACTGCAAATACGCTAGTTTACAGTAAAAATAAAGGAATCGTATTTAATGAGCCATCGGTGGTGGCCATTGATATAGAGACTAATAAAGTATTGGCAGTCGGTGTGGATGCTAAGAACATGATCGGGAAAACACCTGGAAATATCGTTGCGATCCGTCCACTTAAGGACGGTGTCATTGCGGATTTTAATGTAACCGCGCAAATGCTTCGGGAAATCATGAAAAAAGCAAGTAAGGCATTAGGCTTATCGATTCGAAAGCCTAGTGTAGTGGTCTGTACACCATCAGGTTCCACATCAGTTGAGAGAAGGGCCATTCAGGATGCTGTCAAAAGCTGCGGAGCCAAACAGGTCCACCTTATTGAGGAACCAGTAGCGGCAGCAATCGGCGCAGGCCTGCCTGTCGAAGAGCCCATTGCCAATGTCATCGTTGATATCGGCGGCGGCACGACTGAGGTCGCAATCATATCTTACGGCGGCGTCGTTTCTTGTAATTCAATTAGAATTGGTGGAGATCAATTGGATGAAGATATCAGCCAATATGTTAGAAAAAAACATAATGTGCTGATCGGGGAAAGAACAGCCGAGGAAATAAAAAAAGAAATTGGCTACGCACTCGTTGAACATCCTGTGATCACCATGGAAGTCAGGGGCCGCGATCTTGTAACGGGTCTTCCAAAGCCGATTACAATATCATCCACTGACGTCCAGGAAGCCATCCAAGAATCGCTTCTTCATATATTGGAAGCAATCAGGGCCACTTTGGAAGACTGTCCTCCTGAATTAAGCGGGGATATCGTCGATCAAGGTGTCATTTTATCCGGCGGGGGTGCACTTCTCAACGGGATACAAGAATGGCTGACGAATGAAATTGTCGTCCCAGTCCAACTTGCAGATAATCCGCTTGAATCAGTTGCCATCGGAACAGGGCTTTCACTTGAGGTCATTCACAAATTACAAAAAGCCGTATATTAA